One segment of Anopheles stephensi strain Indian chromosome 3, UCI_ANSTEP_V1.0, whole genome shotgun sequence DNA contains the following:
- the LOC118512781 gene encoding neurotactin-like, which translates to MGETDEKETVPSAATTNDTQKPETPQPNMDGAEVEPKETEKLLGNTGTTDEEERPAVPTPTTDDKPQTKVSSENVANGEEIINIPEEAVNGEEGKKDAAEEPGKPDKPNKVQAEEREVKPKKVPAGAFKLPGFFNKNKDKPKEADGADNELLEKNGGAENGGGGEGKEGTKPEDGKTGAEDKPKRTAGGFFANLKLRNPFAKKPATEAAGGEGADKGAEEEEKDEVTAEATDKPSVGEEAGVDGTEEKKPVEEEPEVQAPRKGLLEALRVPLASIIPKRFKPVASGDPDDDIELGKTPKNRAGLASMETLDDSLKDADTKDTVDKPGANGTDGEALVKPNDKEAKDKAAEAEEDAQERSLLQRVQSYRCSVDDIAIIAGVVIFLILVALIIAFTFVGKSEPITAPVRDGKYIETVTNCGRVEGILEDGSFAFRGIPYAVPPVGPNRWKAAQPIENIEHCWNGTLKAHNSTPVCWQIYADGKVDGAEDCLTLDVITPHVRYDNPLPVVVLVGAESFTGDSPGKLRPSTRYARARDVIFVRPNFRLNVFGFLALEQLTKSTHPPTSGNYGLTDLIVALKWIQLNIPHFGGDPKSVTLFGHRAGGTIVTALASSNKTTKLFARTWISSSASIFPGKPLADSEKENALYMSKVRCEDTNCLMEKEDEDILDAVPDVWRRTFPDLPAADENATARHEWLVLDGNIMQQHPADVWSADVSNSVRYVIGSTTHEAHNTKLHLKYTDWTPELVTRHVNESVVGKLGLTEEALRRYNATYQGLVAMVSDIRTICPLLTITQKLQSSQFYVVSQTGGELAIADVDSDVQAILGRYEPKTPEQRRYVSAIQQLFYHYVSHGEIKHELRKKLLDIGQDALPTYNTDNCLFWIKNDVVPRYARLD; encoded by the exons ATGGGTGAAACCGACGAGAAGGAAACTGTACCGTCCGCGGCAACAACAAACGATACGCAAAAACCGGAAACACCTCAACCGAACATGGACGGAGCGGAGGTAGAGCCGAAGGAGACGGAGAAACTGCTCGGCAACACGGGCACCACCGATGAGGAGGAGCGTCCGGCCGTCCCGACACCAACCACCGACGATAAGCCACAAACGAAGGTGAGCAGCGAAAATGTCGCAAACGGGGAGGAAATCATCAACATACCGGAGGAGGCGGTGAACGGGGAGGAGGGCAAGAAGGATGCGGCCGAGGAACCGGGCAAACCGGACAAACCGAACAAGGTGCAGGCGGAGGAGCGCGAGGTAAAGCCGAAGAAGGTGCCGGCCGGTGCGTTCAAGCTGCCCGGCTTCTTCAACAAGAACAAGGACAAACCGAAGGAAGCGGACGGGGCGGATAATGAGCTGCTGGAGAAGAATGGTGGGGCAgagaatggtggtggtggtgagggtAAGGAGGGTACCAAGCCGGAGGATGGTAAGACGGGTGCGGAGGACAAACCGAAGCGAACGGCGGGCGGGTTCTTTGCCAATCTGAAGCTAAGGAATCCGTTCGCCAAGAAGCCGGCGACGGAGGCTGCTGGCGGGGAGGGCGCTGACAAGGGTGCCGAagaggaggagaaggatgaGGTGACGGCCGAGGCCACGGATAAACCGAGCGTCGGGGAGGAGGCGGGCGTTGACGGTACCGAGGAGAAGAAGCCGGTGGAAGAGGAGCCGGAAGTGCAGGCACCGAGGAAAGGATTGCTGGAGGCGCTACGTGTTCCGCTGGCTTCCATTATCCCGAAACGGTTCAAACCGGTGGCGAGCGGTGATCCGGACGATGACATTGAGCTTGGAAAGACACCGAAAAACAGGGCCGGACTAGCGTCGATGGAAACGTTGGACGATTCGCTGAAGGATGCGGACACGAAGGATACGGTCGATAAGCCTGGTGCGAATGGGACGGATGGGGAGGCGTTGGTGAAGCCGAACGATAAGGAGGCAAAGGATAAGGCGGCCGAAGCGGAAGAGGATGCCCAGGAGCGTAGTTTGCTGCAGCGGGTGCAATCCTACCGTTGTTCAGTTG ATGACATCGCCATCATTGCTGGTGTGGTGATCTTCCTGATCCTAGTCGCGCTGATCATCGCCTTCACGTTCGTGGGCAAAAGCGAACCGATCACGGCTCCGGTCCGCGATGGAAAGTACATCGAGACGGTAACGAACTGTGGACGCGTCGAGGGCATCCTCGAGGATGGTTCGTTCGCTTTCCGTGGCATCCCGTACGCTGTCCCTCCGGTCGGTCCGAATCGCTGGAAGGCGGCACAACCGATCGAGAACATTGAACATTGCTGGAACGGAACGCTTAAGGCACACAACTCGACGCCCGTCTGCTGGCAGATCTATGCCGACGGGAAGGTTGATGGTGCGGAGGACTGTCTCACGCTGGACGTTATTACCCCGCACGTACGCTACGACAATCCTCTGCCCGTGGTTGTCCTCGTCGGTGCCGAATCCTTCACCGGGGACTCACCCGGCAAGCTGCGTCCCTCTACCCGTTACGCTCGCGCACGTGACGTTATCTTCGTGCGACCAAACTTCCGGCTGAATGTGTTCGGTTTCCTCGCACTGGAGCAGCTTACCAAGAGCACTCACCCACCGACCTCCGGCAACTACGGCCTTACCGACCTAATCGTCGCCCTCAAGTGGATCCAGCTAAACATCCCTCACTTCGGCGGTGATCCAAAGTCAGTGACGCTGTTTGGACACCGGGCCGGCGGTACGATCGTAACTGCGCTCGCATCCTCCAACAAGACAACGAAACTGTTCGCCCGCACCTGGATCTCATCCAGTGCGTCCATCTTCCCGGGCAAACCGCTTGCCGATTCGGAGAAGGAAAACGCACTGTACATGAGCAAGGTCCGCTGCGAGGACACCAACTGTCTGATGGAGAAGGAAGACGAAGACATTCTGGACGCGGTACCGGATGTGTGGCGCCGTACCTTCCCGGACCTACCGGCAGCGGACGAAAACGCAACCGCACGGCACGAATGGCTGGTGCTGGACGGTAACATCATGCAGCAGCATCCGGCCGACGTGTGGAGTGCGGACGTCTCCAACAGCGTACGGTACGTGATCGGGTCGACGACGCACGAAGCGCACAACACCAAGCTTCACCTGAAGTACACCGATTGGACACCGGAGCTGGTAACGCGTCACGTCAACGAAAGTGTCGTCGGCAAGCTTGGACTTACCGAAGAAGCGCTGCGCCGATATAACGCCACCTACCAGGGACTCGTTGCGATGGTATCGGACATTCGTACCATCTGTCCGCTGTTGACGATCACGCAGAAACTGCAAAGCTCTCAGTTCTACGTCGTATCACAAACGGGCGGCGAGCTGGCGATCGCCGATGTCGATTCCGATGTGCAAGCCATCCTGGGCCGTTACGAACCGAAAACGCCCGAACAGCGACGGTACGTTTCGGCGATCCAGCAGCTGTTCTACCATTACGTGTCGCACGGCGAAATTAAGCACGAGCTGCGGAAAAAGCTGCTCGACATTGGGCAGGATGCGCTGCCGACGTACAACACCGACAACTGCCTGTTCTGGATCAAGAACGACGTGGTGCCGCGTTACGCACGGTTAGATTAA
- the LOC118512783 gene encoding E3 ubiquitin-protein ligase RFWD3-like, protein MEESNDELTEESDETLNEDSGRSLSPTEFAEQSAEFNFDDASSQRSVNVLDNPVVHMEVELGRIQQGMLSPVILLNNVNNLPEVQATVEIRTEDGGNGDEEEEEEDTESIPLGSNPGAEVDRQPSNNVPEVQATIEVRTEDGNDDEDTEPIPLGSAPSGGSSQATLGGDRINEGQDVEEVEVIVQRPSGADADQPVVLSDSSPNRSGDMFTPRRKKRKRNATSPVQIASTPAHKKEEDEEGLLCSICLDEWTLTGEHRVVSLKCGHLFGMSCIKRWMQDKPAASRSCATCKARATMRDIRFIYARCVKAVDNTREEELLQELSREKLKVIDLNIKLSMVNAELAQQRQMVQILKLKIDANSRADPYGDKRLDSQAERRVSYKLFLEKNMEITREPGCRALAYSDKHQMLLISQKSTQPLFPGYSIRMVQVPEFTASAGAASMLVSSRSVRDIAIDASGDLFACATMEKSVKVFSIQNRTVQCTITPNQEGPLWSCAFDKERSKFLYLGSQRGSVYVYDIRQPDQLLEEFRVGHVQQDFTAVVKICPVEPTSTIPCGGFLVCKLKSVWFYEYTPTQQVESHLLNITGAFTAMSYNPASGLILISVRPTVDKPTTMVLASLEKLDGVFALKTQHTFEGSRVQTVMYRSAQVYLNDADTLVASYLEDAKMLSTWCTNSGRRWLQQLPMSEGILDICPILTATPGRTYLAALSECRCRIYRLNSE, encoded by the exons ATGGAGGAATCAAACGATGAGCTGACGGAAGAATCGGACGAAACGCTCAACGAAGATTCGGGCCGTTCGCTATCCCCGACGGAATTCGCAGAGCAATCGGCAGAGTTCAATTTTGACGATGCTTCCAGCCAACGATCGGTAAATGTGCTCGATAACCCGGTGGTACATATGGAGGTGGAGTTGGGGCGCATACAGCAGGGCATGCTATCGCCGGTCATATTGCTTAACAACGTAAACAACCTACCGGAAGTGCAGGCCACGGTTGAGATCCGCACGGAGGACGGTGGGAATggcgacgaggaggaggaggaggaggatacGGAATCCATCCCACTCGGATCGAACCCGGGTGCGGAGGTGGATCGACAGCCATCGAACAACGTGCCGGAAGTGCAGGCGACCATCGAAGTCCGAACAGAGGATggcaatgatgatgaggaCACGGAACCGATCCCGTTGGGATCTGCTCCGAGCGGAGGTTCGAGCCAAGCTACGCTCGGTGGTGACCGTATAAACGAAGGGCAGGACGTGGAAGAAGTGGAAGTGATCGTGCAACGACCATCCGGTGCGGATGCGGATCAACCCGTTGTTCTATCGGACAGTTCACCAAACCGTTCCGGCGATATGTTTACACCACGGCGAA aaaaacggaaaagaaatgCAACCTCACCGGTACAGATCGCCAGCACGCCAGCCCACAAGAAGGAGGAAGACGAGGAAGGACTCCTGTGTTCGATCTGCCTGGACGAATGGACGCTAACGGGCGAACATCGGGTGGTGTCGCTAAAGTGTGGCCACCTCTTCGGTATGTCGTGTATCAAGCGCTGGATGCAGGACAAACCGGCCGCTAGTCGCAGCTGCGCCACGTGCAAAGCTCGCGCCACGATGCGTGACATACGCTTCATCTACGCGCGCTGCGTCAAGGCGGTGGACAATACGCGCGAGGAAGAGTTGCTGCAGGAGCTGAGCCGCGAAAAGCTGAAAGTGATCGACCTCAACATAAAACTTTCGATGGTAAACGCGGAACTGGCACAGCAGCGCCAGATGGTTCAAATTCTGAAGCTAAAGATCGATGCCAACAGTCGTGCCGATCCGTACGGTGATAAGCGGCTCGATTCGCAGGCCGAACGGCGCGTTAGTTACAAACTGTTTTTGGAGAAGAACATGGAGATTACGCGCGAACCGGGCTGCCGAGCGTTGGCCTACTCGGACAAACATCAGATGTTGCTCATATCGCAGAAATCCACCCAGCCACTGTTTCCCGGCTATTCCATCCGGATGGTGCAGGTGCCCGAATTTACGGCTAGTGCCGGTGCCGCTTCCATGCTGGTATCGTCCCGTTCCGTGCGTGACATAGCGATCGACGCATCGGGCGATCTGTTCGCGTGTGCAACGATGGAGAAGAGCGTGAAGGTGTTTTCCATCCAGAACCGTACCGTACAGTGCACGATCACGCCGAACCAGGAAGGTCCGCTGTGGTCCTGTGCGTTCGACAAGGAACGGTCGAAGTTTCTCTACCTCGGGTCGCAGCGTGGTTCGGTGTACGTGTACGACATTCGGCAGCCGGATCAGCTGCTGGAAGAGTTCCGTGTCGGGCACGTGCAGCAGGACTTTACGGCGGTTGTGAAAATCTGCCCCGTAGAACCCACGTCAACGATCCCGTGCGGTGGGTTTCTCGTGTGCAAACTGAAATCCGTCTGGTTCTACGAGTACACGCCCACCCAGCAGGTGGAAAGCCATTTGCTTAACATCACCGGTGCGTTTACCGCCATGAGCTACAACCCGGCCAGCGGACTCATCCTGATCAGCGTACGGCCAACGGTCGACAAACCAACCACGATGGTGCTGGCCTCGCTCGAGAAGCTGGACGGTGTGTTCGCACTCAAGACGCAGCACACGTTCGAAGGATCGCGCGTCCAAACGGTCATGTACCGGAGTGCCCAGGTGTACCTGAACGATGCGGACACGCTGGTGGCGTCGTACCTGGAGGACGCGAAAATGCTTTCCACCTGGTGCACCAACAGTGGCCGCCGATGGTTGCAGCAGTTACCGATGAGCGAAGGTATCCTCGATATCTGCCCGATACTGACGGCCACCCCGGGACGGACGTATCTGGCCGCACTAAGCGAATGTCGGTGCCGCATTTACCGTCTGAATAGTGAGTGA